In the genome of Girardinichthys multiradiatus isolate DD_20200921_A chromosome 7, DD_fGirMul_XY1, whole genome shotgun sequence, one region contains:
- the LOC124871025 gene encoding sarcoplasmic reticulum histidine-rich calcium-binding protein-like — translation MYLENSEQGKVSGEGELCTEAILSGQCAVSKVKGAAGLSNSSKGNAELDIKALVENTEQSVSGGIDPPLICVERCNINIEHTESCMDCEGLAESFEPYSSSDGLFESDQTLEENDCTGLSQLYDECTQHCECFKACKSSEHCANHSLAYESNLCCEHCPEHLLLFQPCKPSDQQSESSDFEPDELEANSDSFRESDMPGFVSEHTENLDLSLDHRCEDSDSEQDQSTEDSEQNFTQNISDSMDSLTCAADFSEYDESQAEAEYTDNDDDKEDESYEQNEMEVYDEESCRSSEDTPDDTYESDVGVEENCEHTFTADVSVDAGELHGDDSEDDPSQHSNFEESVESCTEEDLSSEDSKFCKTCLDDSFPSDPCSDSSEESDKAAQDDSGDEPMQWESFDENDAEKHPSIDERNEEDKKKTSTADAVIEDYFDLFDRADCSGQVFSQKQHYISCFDGGDIQHHLHLEEEAQKESVKTAYKLEETNGSIKEQDKDVHTEESTEINTQENAQHSEDSEEEDLSQSSENQSDDWTLKSESSSTKDEAEDNESETFGLYPEYYQESEDDEVYYDDEAWLFDGHISDDYDEDPEFYHDSGREEKTFAPCAKEISVEGDVYEDKVSASENNDSIGEAATTADTEKTSDLKDDKIDKQDPELDGFPACSEMEPYWALMDKEQTGECFSSCAEDYYAYQIKSIQSSGTQPLSRFILDSSCTDQISAGKADGNTSRNESEDAIASDVEQEDAEVCPEEESSAGLGITVVKIIPNEQSSELDTELQETSEPTSPLGIIHSVVSKHETPQSRDSEEEQSDDESIEHCDCEYCIPPTQQVPAKPLLSQVASDDPAKICVVIDLDETLVHSSFKPLNNADFIIPVEIEGIVHQVHVLKRPHVDEFLKRMGEMFECVLFTASLSKYADPVSDLLDKDGAFQSRLFREACVYHKGNYVKDLSRLGRDLKRVIIIDNSPASYIFHPDNAVPVVSWFDDMSDTELLDLIPLFERLSKVDDIYDILKKHRTSS, via the exons ATGTATTTGGAAAACTCTGAGCAGGGTAAAGTCAGCGGGGAGGGGGAGCTTTGCACTGAAGCCATTCTCTCTGGACAATGTGCAGTTTCTAAAGTAAAGGGAGCTGCAGGCTTAAGCAACTCTTCAAAGGGAAATGCTGAACTGGACATAAAGGCCCTTGTGGAAAACACAGAGCAGAGTGTCAGTGGAGGAATAGACCCCCCTCTTATTTGTGTAGAGCGCTGCAACATCAACATAGAGCACACTGAATCTTGCATGGATTGTGAAGGACTTGCTGAGAGCTTTGAGCCATATTCTTCAAGCGATGGACTTTTTGAATCTGACCAGACCCTCGAAGAGAATGATTGCACAGGATTAAGCCAACTATATGATGAATGTACTCAACACTGTGAGTGTTTTAAAGCTTGCAAGTCCTCTGAGCATTGTGCTAATCATAGCTTAGCCTATGAAAGTAATCTTTGCTGTGAACACTGCCCAGAACACCTCCTATTATTTCAGCCATGTAAGCCCTCTGATCAACAGTCCGAGTCCTCTGATTTTGAGCCAGATGAATTGGAAGCGAACTCTGACAGTTTTAGAGAATCAGACATGCCTGGTTTTGTTTCTGAACACACGGAAAACCTCGACTTGTCTCTGGATCATCGGTGTGAGGACTCTGACTCGGAGCAGGACCAGTCAACAGAGGATTCAGAGCAAAATTTCACACAGAACATCTCTGACTCAATGGACTCTTTAACCTGCGCTGCTGACTTCTCTGAATATGATGAAAGTCAGGCTGAAGCTGAATACACAGACAATGACGATGATAAGGAGGATGAGAGCTATGAACAAAACGAGATGGAGGTCTATGATGAAGAATCTTGCAGATCATCAGAGGACACACCTGATGACACCTATGAAAGTGATGTAGGTGTAGAAGAAAACTGTGAGCACACGTTTACGGCTGATGTCTCTGTAGATGCTGGCGAGTTGCATGGGGATGATTCTGAGGATGACCCAAGTCAGCACAGCAACTTTGAGGAGAGTGTAGAGTCCTGCACTGAGGAAGACCTGTCATCAGAAGACTCTAAATTCTGTAAGACTTGCCTTGACGACAGTTTTCCTTCTGATCCCTGCTCCGATTCATCCGAGGAATCTGATAAAGCAGCTCAGGATGATTCAGGCGATGAGCCAATGCAGTGGGAATCGTTTGATGAGAAtgatgcagaaaagcatccaagCATCGACGAGAGGAATGAGGAGGATAAAAAGAAAACCTCCACTGCTGATGCTGTTATTGAGGATTACTTTGATTTATTTGACAGAGCAGACTGCTCTGGACAGGTGTTTTCACAAAAGCAACATTACATCTCCTGCTTCGACGGGGGCGATATTCAGCACCACCTCCACCTTGAAGAGGAGGCTCAGAAAGAAAGTGTCAAAACAGCTTACAAACTGGAAGAGACAAATGGGTCAATTAAAGAACAAGACAAAGATGTGCACACTGAAGAATCAACTGAAATAAATACCCAAGAAAATGCTCAGCATTCTGAAGATTCAGAGGAGGAAGACTTAAGTCAGAGTTCAGAAAACCAGTCTGATGACTGGACCCTGAAATCTGAATCAAGTTCAACAAAAGATGAAGCTGAAGACAATgaatctgaaacatttggcCTTTATCCAGAGTACTACCAGGAGTCTGAAGATGATGAAGTATATTATGATGATGAAGCCTGGTTATTTGATGGACACATTTCTGATGATTACGATGAAGACCCTGAGTTCTACCATGACTCAGGCAGGGAGGAGAAGACGTTTGCACCATGTGCCAAAGAAATTTCTGTTGAGGGCGATGTTTATGAAGATAAAGTCTCTGCCAGTGAGAACAATGACTCGATTGGTGAAGCTGCAACCACAGCGGATACTGAGAAGACTTCTGATCTCAAGGACGATAAGATTGACAAGCAGGACCCGGAACTGGATGGTTTTCCTGCATGTTCAGAGATGGAGCCTTATTGGGCACTCATGGATAAAGAGCAAACAGGAGAGTGTTTTTCTTCATGTGCTGAGGATTACTATGCATATCAGATCAAAAGCATTCAGTCTTCAGGTACACAACCATTGAGCAGATTTATTCTAGACAGCAGCTGTACTGATCAAATCAGTGCTGGAAAGGCTGATGGTAATACTTCTAGGAATGAAAGTGAAGATGCTATTGCATCCGACGTAGAGCAGGAGGATGCCGAAGTCTGCCCAGAAGAGGAGTCGTCAGCTGGATTAGGAATCACTGTTGTCAAAATAATCCCCAACGAACAAAGTTCAGAACTGGACACTGAGCTGCAGGAAACCTCAGAACCTACATCCCCTCTGGGCATCATTCACAGTGTTGTGTCAAAGCATGAGACCCCGCAAAGCAGGGATTCAGAGGAGGAGCAGAGTGACGATGAATCCATCGAGCATTGTGACTGCGAATACTGCATCCCACCAACACAGCAG GTTCCAGCAAAACCACTGCTTTCACAAGTAGCATCAGATGATCCAGCAAAGATCTGTGTCGTCATTGATTTGGATGAAACACTAGTGCATAGTTCATTTAAG CCTCTGAACAATGCAGATTTTATCATTCCAGTGGAAATTGAAGGGATTGTTCATCAG GTGCATGTACTCAAGAGACCCCATGTTGATGAGTTCCTCAAGAGGATGGGCGAGATgtttgaatgtgttttattcaCTGCAAGCTTATCCAAG TATGCAGATCCTGTGTCCGACCTGTTGGATAAAGATGGAGCCTTTCAGAGTCGACTCTTTCGAGAGGCGTGTGTTTACCACAAAGGGAACTACGTGAAAGACCTAAGCCGTTTAGGAAGAGACCTAAAAAGGGTTATAATTATAGACAACTCCCCAGCCTCCTACATCTTCCATCCGGACAATGCG GTTCCCGTTGTTTCTTGGTTTGATGACATGTCAGACACTGAGCTTCTGGATCTTATCCCCTTGTTTGAGAGACTCAGCAAAGTGGATGACATCTATGATATTCTGAAGAAGCACAGGACTTCAAGTTAA